The Streptococcus viridans genome contains the following window.
GAGTGGATTTCTGTCTCTGTCACAAAACTAAACAAATAAGCCACAACTAAGACTGGTAAGCTTTGAACAAAGGCCAAAGCAAATTTGTGAAATCCCCTTCCTTCTGTCATAATTTCCCTATCCTATTCCTTATCTTTTTTTCCCATAATTGCCATAGTTCCCGTAATTACCATAGGAACCATATTTTTCTAATTGAATATCAAATTTATTGAGGACCACTCCCAGGAATGGTGTTCCTGTCTGCTCTAGTTGCTCTTTGGCCTTTTGAACAGCCTTGCGACTAACAGCTCCTGCTGCTGTCACAATCAAGCTACCATCACAGCGTTGAGCAATAATCGCCGCATCAATCACCATCCCAATTGGTGGGGTGTCGACAATGATATAGTCATAGTGATTGCGAAGCGCCTCCATGATGACCTCGAAGTTTTTGCTTTGCAAGAGACCCGTTGGATTTGGAGAAATCTGACCTGACAAGAGAACGTCCAATTTTGGATAGTCTGTTGTCGCAATCGCTTGGGAAATCTCACTCTTCCCAGAAAGGACTTCTGTCAATCCAGCGACACGGCCTTGGCTCTTGAAGACACCTGTCATCACCGAGTTACGGATATCCGCATCAATCAACAAGGTACGATAGCCCGCACGCGCAAAGGCTGTCGCCAAATTCGTAGAAATGGTTGATTTTCCTTCGTTTGGTTGCACAGATGAGATGGCAACGACCTTGATATTCGTCCCACTCAACTGAATATTGGTACTCAAGGCATTAAAATATTCTTCAGCCTGAGTCATCGCTGCTAATTTGCTTTTTACAATTTCTAAGGTTGCCATGAATTCTCCCTCTTACAGTTTCTTCACATTCGGGATCACACCTAATAGTGTGATACCCATCACTTCTTCGATATCTTCTGGTTTCTTCACACGGTCATCCAATACCTCTGACAAAATCACCAGAATGGAAATCAAGAGACCACCAAGGACAAAACCAATGACAACATTTCGTTTGATATTTGGTGAAGAAGGATTCTGCGGGACAACTGCCTCATCCAATGTTGTCACATCAGACACCTTTGTTACAGCAATAATTTTTTCTGCCGCTACATCTTTCAAGCCATTCGCGATGCGAGCTGCTTCTTTGGGATCTGGGTCTGATGCTGTGATCGACAAAATCCGAGTATCTGTAGGTACTGCCACGGAGACTTTCTTAGCAAGCTCTGCTGGAGTCATCTCTAATTTCAACTCATCAATAGCTTGATTCAAAACGTTTTGAGAGAGAATTATCTCGCGATAGTCTTTAACCAAGTAGGATCCCGCTTGAAGATCTTGGTTGGTCAAGGCATTGTTTTCTTGATTCTGACGGCTGACCACGTAGATACGACTAGTACTTTGGTAGATCTTTTTCGCTACAAAAGCACTGTACCCCAGGGCTCCAATCGCAAACAGCAAGGCCGTAATGATAATTGAGAATTTACGACGCCATAAGGTTTTAAAGAGGGAGACCACATCCAATTCGATCTCTTTGCTCTCTTGGTTTTTCATATTCACTTTCTCCTTTTCAATCCCCGTGATGGAACTTGATTGTTAAAATAATTCGTCATCCAATAATGTTTGCTGATTTTCAACAAAAAGGGCACGCGCCCGGTCACTGCCGTAGCGTTTTTCAATCAACTGATAAGCCTGGTCCATGTATGGAGGGCGCTGATCAACATTGTGCATATCGCTGGCAACAAAATGAACCAAGTCCTTATCCAAGAAATATTGGGCACGATGTTTCATGAACTTATAGCGATCACCAAACAACTTAGGCTTGAGGACGCTCGAACTATTGATCTGGGTATAGCATCCCATTCGGATCAATTCCCGCACCCGTTTTTCATTCTTTTCTAAACAGTGGTAGCGTTCAATATGGGCAACCACCGGAGTCACTCCTAAGCGCAAAACTGCACTTAAGGACTGGTGAATCTCCTTGTAGGGGGTCGCCATACTAAACTCGATCAAGGCAAAACTGGTATCAGCAAGCGTTGGAATAGTCCCGGCTTCTAGCTTTTCTAGGATATCTCGCGTATAGTAGATTTCTGCTCCGAAATGCAGTTTCATTTCAGGCAGATAGGTCTCTACCATCTCTTTTACTGCCAAGTAGTTTTGATAGATCTTTTCTTCTGGGGTTTCAAACATCCCTTTTCGACGATGGGACGTCGAAACGATGGTACGAACCCCTTGACGGTAGCTTTCCTCGATGAGGAGCTTGCTATCCTCAATCGTCTTTGGTCCATCATCCACATCAAAGACAATGTGTGAATGAATATCAATCATTGTTTTTTCCTTCCATGGTTTGGTTTATCTTTTCTTTGGCTTGTGCCACGCTATCAGCATTCAGCTCCATCATGTAAAGAGCAGATCCTGGCATCGCATATGAAGGCAAGTCATTTCGTCCTTGTCCAGTGACAGCTTGTGAAGTCACCTTGTAACTTCCACCAGTCTCCAACTGTGTATTGACCAAATTCATAATGGTTGGCAAGGGCATATTGGTTTGCAAGGAATCTTGTAAACCAGAAACGATTTCGTTGTAATTGCTCAATGCTTTGGTCGATGTTAATTTATGGATAATGGCTGCGATCACTTTTTCTTGGTTCTTCCCACGATCGTTGTCTCCACCTTCGAGAGAGTAGCGTTCACGGACAAAGCCAAGGGCCTGTTCCGAATTCAAGTGAACTTTCCCTACAGGGAAGTGGTAGTTCCCGTGTAGACTTGTAAACTCTTGATCATTTTCTACATCAATCCCTCCGACGAGGTCGACAAGCTTCAAGAAGGAGGTGAAGTTCAAGCGGACATAGTAGTCAATCTTGATGTCGTACAGGTTTTCTAAGGTATGAATAGACGCATCTACTCCGTAAATCCCAGCGTGGGTCAACTTATCCCCTTGGTTGTTCCCGCCATCAGCAATTGGAACATAGGCGTCACGCGGAGTCGTAGTCAGCAAGACTTGCTTGGTCTTTCGATTGACCGTCATGATAATATTGACATCAGACCGAGAAACCGAAGTGACTGGACCGTAAGTGTCAATCCCGCTGACATAGATGTTAAAGGTGTCCGCATTGGCATCTGCCTTTGCCTTGGTTTCCACTTGGCGACGGATCTTGTAAGAGTAGATTTTCTTTAATTTTTTTGCGTAGTCAGCATCCACACTTGCTACAGTATCTTCAAAGGTACTATTCAAGGCGATGGCTTTCGTCTTGTCTTCTTGTAGGGCCTGGTAGGCTGCCGCATAAGATTCCACATCTTCGATGGTCAGGTCATGCTGGCGCGTTTTCTTCACTTCCTCTACTAGGGCCATCAGATCATCTGCATTATTATTCCCCGTAGGCGCTGCCACACTGCTGATTTCTTTGATATCTTGGATTGGACTATCTGCTTTAACATAGACAGCCATCTCAAACTCCGTATAATTGGCATTTCTGTTCACATTTCCAGCGACATCGACCAACTGTTGGGTAACATAGGTTCCCACAGAGGTTCCTAGCAAGCCTAGGACCAATAAAAATAGCGTCGTCTTTTTAGCCTTGCCTGCAAGGATCAAACCCAAGGTTAAAAAAAGTCCGCCAACCAGCAAGGCCGTCACAAGGATATTCAAATAGCGAAAGGCTAGGATATTGTAGCTAAAGACATTATAAAGAAAGAGCCCAGCCACAAGTAGCGTTAAGACCCAGAGACCGCTATTGACAATCCGTAGCTGATCCCAACTGCTAGTTCTAGTTGAGCGTTTGTTTTTTCTGCTTTGATTCATTTTATCCCCCATACTATTTTCTTAAATATTATAACATAAAATCATCCTAAAAATCGGAATCTAGGCCCAATTCTCCACTATTAATTTTATACTATTCTGAGCTCTCTGTACAGCAATATGGGACAAAGAAATGAGTAAATAAAAAAGGTGAGGAAACTCACCTTTTTTATGGATTTATACTTTATCTTTTGAGGTTGAACTTGTATCTGAATCCTTGCTAGTTGAGTCACTCTGTGAGGAATTGCTTCCTTTACGAGTTTCAGCTCCATCAGCAGAATATTCGTTTACAAAGATTTCCTTACGCAATTCAAGGAAACTTTCATCGCTAAGGATGTAACGTCCTTCTTTGGTTTTAGTCAATTCCAAAGTATACTCGCGTGGTTCGATGTAACCAAAGTCTTCATTCAAACGGTCAAAGGCATAATAGAATAAGAAGTTGTTCAATAGAGACAAGCGTTTTTCTAGTTCTGGATCTGTGTTGTCTTCTAATTTTTTAACATCTTCAATTCCGTTTTCAAACAGACTAGATTTTGCACGGTTGATCAAGTTAGCCAAGTCACGTGTTGCAATCGCACGAGATTTGAAGGTAACTGTCGCAGTATCTCCTTCGTCTTCAACCTTAGTGATTTCATAGTCATCACCAATCGTTGCTAACACTTTGAAACGAGCTTGGTCAAACAATTCCAAGATTTTTTCTGGAGTGAATGTTTCAGTTGACAGTTCAAGCGTGAAGTCTTCTGCAGGTAGATATTTTGATGCATTTTCATCAACAAATTTTTCAGTAATTTGTTTTTTCCACTTATCAACGGATGTTCCCATCAAGGTTGTAAAACCAGAAGAATGGTCAGTGAAGATGGCACGAAGAATAATATCTCCATCTTTCTCAATTTGTTTTTTTGTTTTTTCTTCTTTTGATTCGCTAGATTGTTCTACCTTGTCCTCTTTGGCTGTTTTTTTCTCAGTAGCTGGTTTTGACGAACAAGCTGCCAACAACAACAAGCAGGCTGGTAAGACACCATATTTTACGAGCTTTTTCATAAGTTCTCCTTATTTTTTATAGATTATGTTCATTATACCAAAAATAGCCCCCTTGAACATTCTTAGACAAGCCTATGTAAAGAAATTGTAATATTTTGTCTCTCCTTCGTAATAAAAAAATCCCTTCTCTTGAGAAGGGATCTAATCGCCTATCAACTATAGCATGGGCGCAAATAACTGCATAATTTCTTTGATCAAATGCTGGTACCAGGTGATCCGGAAAGTGTCCAACTTGATCTGCTGAGATACGGAAAAGATCTCTTCAAAATCCGCTCGGATCTTGGTCAATTCTGGGCTTCGATACATCCAGACAGCATTCTCATAGTGATGAACTAGGCTCCGATAGTCAAAGTTGATGGTCCCGACTACTGCGACTTCATCGTCGGCCAATACTTGCTTGCTATGGATAAAGCCTGGGGTGTATTCATAGATTTTCACCCCTGCTTCCATCAGGTCTGGATAAGCCCCTCTTGTAACGATTTGGATCAATTTTTTATCCGGAATGAAAGGGGTCACGATGCGTACATCGACACCACGGAGAGCCGCATTTCGAATATCTTCTGTCAAATCATAATCAATGATTAAATAAGGGGTCGTAATGTAGACATAGTCTGTTGCCTGATTGATGATATTCTGATACACAGACTTACCAACCTGGGACTTGTAGATGGGTTTCGGTCCACTCCCAAAGGGGATATAGAAGCCTTCTCCATCTACCGCTTGGTTTTCCATATGGTATTTATCGAAATCTTCAATCTCTCCCTGGTTGATGTACCAGTTCATGAGAAAGAGTCGCGTCAAGGCCTTGACGGCTCGGCCGTCCAAGCGCACTGCACTATCCTTCCAATGACCGAAGCGTTCTCTCTGGTTGATATACTCATCCGCTAGGTTAACGCCACCTGTATAGCCAATCTGGCCATCAATGACCAAGATCTTGCGGTGGTCTCGATTGTTATAAGCCACCGTCAATCGTGGCACCACCTTGTTAAACTTATGGGCATCAATGCCTAATTTGCGCAAGCGTCTGGTGTAGTTTCCCTTCAGGGTCGCCATACAGCCAATATCATCGTAGAGCAGTTTCACCTCTACCCCTTCTTTGACTTTCTCAAGTAGGATATCTAGGATGCTATTCCACATGAGACCTTCCTCGATGATATAGAATTCGAGAAAGATAAATTTCTTGGCTGAACGCAAATCCTCCAACAATTGTGGGAGCATATGGTCCCCTAGTGGGAAAAAGGTCGAAGCCGTCCCATTGTAGAGGTCTGCGTTGTGGTCCATGGACAGAATAGACTTGACCATCCCATAGACGCTCTTACTCTCTTCTTTCAATTGCAGGCGAAGCTCACGGCTGTTGTCCTCACGGAAATTCATGGACTCCATATTTTCCAACTGAACCATTTCTTTCTTGGACAGACGCCGCTCTCCAAACATGAGGTAAAGAAGGGAACCAAAGACAGGGATGACGGCAATCAGGAGCCAGGTCACCTTGCTCTCTGGAGGCATATTTCGGTTGACGATCGCCAAAATGGTCGAGATATACAAGAGGACCATGATGGTGACAGACATCCAGTTGGGGAACCATTCATTTAACCAAAAGAAGGCCGCAAAGGACAGCCAGAGTTCAAACCCCATAAAGAGGATACTGAACCCATATTTGGACATTAACAATCGAATCTTTCGAAAACTCACCCTCATTCTCCTTCTTTTATAATCCCTACTAGTATACCAGTTCTAAGAAGGGAGCGCAAACCCGATAAAATGAAAAAAGAGAGTGGGACAGAAATCGGTAATTCGTTAGAATTCGATTTCGTCGTCCCACCTCCGCACAGTTGAGTAGGGCTGTAAAAGCTGATGAAATCAGCGTAGTAGAGCCCACTCAACCACTGCGTCTTGCTCGACAATCCAAAGACAATTGAGAGGCTAGGACTTCTGTCCCACTCTCACTTCTGCTAGTTTATTGCTTGGTCAGAACAATCGTATCCTGATCACCCAAGTCTTGATCCGCTTCCTTCAGGGTCAATTGTTGCCCCTCCAGTTGATAGCGGTAGCCATCATCTCCGATAAAGAGGATCTGGTTGGCAGCATCTAGCTTGACTTGTTTCAGCTCTTGCTCTCCATCTGCCTCTACAGCCGTCCAAGTCCCTGAATCACCAGCGATGACGAGCGTCACTTGATCGCTTTCATCCATTCCCATATAGGTTCCGTTCAGACCTGCTTGGTTAACCTGCGGACTAGTCGTTGTCTGTTGAGAAGAAGTTGCCGTTGTGGTCGTCGCACTTGATGACGTGTTCGTTTGCGATGGTGTTTGCTGGTTCGAACACGCTCCAAGTAGGAGGACTGTAGCTGTTACTAATAAAGCAGTTACTTTCTTTGCCATGGATGGTCTCCTTTCGCGCCAACTTTTCAACGGACTTCCCCGTTCATTTGTGGCTCACCTTTAGTATACGTTAGAGCCTGTTTTTGGTCAATCTTTATGACTGGCCGATGAGAGTTGCTACCTATAAAGGATTCTTTCCCTGCTCTAATAGATATGCGCGAACTTCGGAAATAAAGTAGAGAGAGCCAGTGACAAAGAGCACCTCTTGACCAGCTTGCCGGCTATAAAAATCTTGCAAATAATCTCTGAAATCCGCCACATAAGGATAGCCTAAGCCATCCGCCTCTTGGACCACTTCCCCATAAGCAAAGGTCGTCACCGTCAAGTCCGCCTCCGGCAAATCGCTTGCAAAGATCTCCAACATTCCCTGGTAATCCTTGCGTTTTAAAGCACCAAAGAGGATCTTCACGCGCTTATCTGAAAAAGTGCGGGCATATTCGACCAAGCGATGGATGGCATGGGGGTTATGAGCGCCATCTAGATAGATGCCTTGGTCAAAGTTTTCCAGACGACCCGGCCAGCTAGTCGCTTGCAAAGCCTCCCGAACACCGTTTTCATCGACCGCCAGACCTCTCTGCTCCATGAAGAGGAGAAAGGCTTCGAGAGCCACCGCAGCATTCTCTTCCTGATAAGCTCCATTGAGCCCAATTTTCAGTGAGTCAAACCGATGCTGCGCATCTTGAAAGACGCCCTTCACCAGTTGGAAATCTTCTCCATAGCGAGCTAGCGGACAGCCTATTGCTTGGGCCTTTTCTATGCAGACTTGCTCAGCCTCTTTAGCCAGTGGACCGATAACAGCCGGCTTCCCGGCTTTAAAGATCCCAGCTTTTTGCCTAGCAATGGCCTCTAGGCTTCCTCCCAAGGTCTCCTGATGATCCAGCCCTACTGAGGTGATCACTGCTACCTCTCCTGTGATGACATTGGTCGTATCAAGGAGGCCTCCGATCCCAACCTCGATCAAGGCCAGGTCTACTTTTTGTTCATGGAAATACAAAAAGGCCAAGAGGGTGATGATTTCAAAGTAAGAGAGTTGGTCGTGAGTCTCAAGAAGCTGAGACTCCATCGCTTGGATGCTCTGACCCAAGCGAATCAGATCTTGATCCGAAATTGGTTGCCCATTGATACAAATCCGATCATGCATACTAACAATATGCGGAGAAGTAAAGGTCCCGACTTTTAGGCCATGTTGTTGGAATAGCTGGCGCATAAACGCAATGGTCGAGCCCTTACCGTTGGTCCCCGTCACATGGATCATCGGAACAGCTTCACGAGGGTCCCCTAAGAGCTTTACAGCCTGTTGCATCCGCCCCAAGCCTGAACGAAAATTGAGTCCAATTCGGCTATTCATCCATTCTTCAATTTGATTCATATCTTTCTCCTAAAAGAAAAGAGCGATCAAGCCTTGTTGCTGGCTCACGCTCTGCTATTTCTTTGGTTTCTTATTTCACTTCCAGTATTTTTAGAAGCAGGGCTAAAAACGTCCCCCGGACTTACCAACTCTTTCCAATCTCTTGGAGTTGGGGTGATACAGTCTCCCAGACTTACTTGCGGTTTTCATTTCCAGCGCAAGGCTAAAAACGTCCCCCGGACGTTTTTACTCCTCCATAAAGCTGTTGAAGACTTCTTCAATCATGTTCCATTCATCATCTGAATCTTCTGGGATTGGTTGAAGGTCGCCTTCTGTTCCGTCTTCGTTTTCAGTAAATGAGTAAGCTTGGATTTCTACTTCACCGTTTTCATCTTCTTCTGCATTTGCAGGAATCAAAAGAACATAGTTTTTACCAAATTCTTCTTTTCCATCAATGGTCAAAAGGATTTCAAACAAGGTTTCGTTTCCTTGCTCATCTACCAATGTAATCAATTCGCGTTCGTCATGGTTGTGGTCATGATCATGATTGTGTGCCATCTTATTTCCTCTTTTTTCTAAAATTTTCGATCTAAATAATTTTGCAAAATCAACTGGGCAGCCAATTTATCAATTACTTTTTTTCGCTTATTTCGGCTGATATCTGCTTGTTCAATCAGCATCCGCTCTGCGGCAACGGTCGTCAAACGCTCGTCCTGATACTCAACCGGCAAGTTGAATAACTCTTCAAGGCGCTTTCCATAAGCTTGACTCGCTTCCACTCGAGGACCGCTTGTGTTGTTCATGTTTTTCGGCAAACCAACGACAAAACGATCAACCCGG
Protein-coding sequences here:
- a CDS encoding tyrosine-protein kinase, which gives rise to MATLEIVKSKLAAMTQAEEYFNALSTNIQLSGTNIKVVAISSVQPNEGKSTISTNLATAFARAGYRTLLIDADIRNSVMTGVFKSQGRVAGLTEVLSGKSEISQAIATTDYPKLDVLLSGQISPNPTGLLQSKNFEVIMEALRNHYDYIIVDTPPIGMVIDAAIIAQRCDGSLIVTAAGAVSRKAVQKAKEQLEQTGTPFLGVVLNKFDIQLEKYGSYGNYGNYGNYGKKR
- a CDS encoding Wzz/FepE/Etk N-terminal domain-containing protein; translated protein: MKNQESKEIELDVVSLFKTLWRRKFSIIITALLFAIGALGYSAFVAKKIYQSTSRIYVVSRQNQENNALTNQDLQAGSYLVKDYREIILSQNVLNQAIDELKLEMTPAELAKKVSVAVPTDTRILSITASDPDPKEAARIANGLKDVAAEKIIAVTKVSDVTTLDEAVVPQNPSSPNIKRNVVIGFVLGGLLISILVILSEVLDDRVKKPEDIEEVMGITLLGVIPNVKKL
- the cps4B gene encoding capsular polysaccharide biosynthesis protein Cps4B, which translates into the protein MIDIHSHIVFDVDDGPKTIEDSKLLIEESYRQGVRTIVSTSHRRKGMFETPEEKIYQNYLAVKEMVETYLPEMKLHFGAEIYYTRDILEKLEAGTIPTLADTSFALIEFSMATPYKEIHQSLSAVLRLGVTPVVAHIERYHCLEKNEKRVRELIRMGCYTQINSSSVLKPKLFGDRYKFMKHRAQYFLDKDLVHFVASDMHNVDQRPPYMDQAYQLIEKRYGSDRARALFVENQQTLLDDELF
- a CDS encoding LCP family protein; its protein translation is MNQSRKNKRSTRTSSWDQLRIVNSGLWVLTLLVAGLFLYNVFSYNILAFRYLNILVTALLVGGLFLTLGLILAGKAKKTTLFLLVLGLLGTSVGTYVTQQLVDVAGNVNRNANYTEFEMAVYVKADSPIQDIKEISSVAAPTGNNNADDLMALVEEVKKTRQHDLTIEDVESYAAAYQALQEDKTKAIALNSTFEDTVASVDADYAKKLKKIYSYKIRRQVETKAKADANADTFNIYVSGIDTYGPVTSVSRSDVNIIMTVNRKTKQVLLTTTPRDAYVPIADGGNNQGDKLTHAGIYGVDASIHTLENLYDIKIDYYVRLNFTSFLKLVDLVGGIDVENDQEFTSLHGNYHFPVGKVHLNSEQALGFVRERYSLEGGDNDRGKNQEKVIAAIIHKLTSTKALSNYNEIVSGLQDSLQTNMPLPTIMNLVNTQLETGGSYKVTSQAVTGQGRNDLPSYAMPGSALYMMELNADSVAQAKEKINQTMEGKNND
- the cls gene encoding cardiolipin synthase, with protein sequence MSFRKIRLLMSKYGFSILFMGFELWLSFAAFFWLNEWFPNWMSVTIMVLLYISTILAIVNRNMPPESKVTWLLIAVIPVFGSLLYLMFGERRLSKKEMVQLENMESMNFREDNSRELRLQLKEESKSVYGMVKSILSMDHNADLYNGTASTFFPLGDHMLPQLLEDLRSAKKFIFLEFYIIEEGLMWNSILDILLEKVKEGVEVKLLYDDIGCMATLKGNYTRRLRKLGIDAHKFNKVVPRLTVAYNNRDHRKILVIDGQIGYTGGVNLADEYINQRERFGHWKDSAVRLDGRAVKALTRLFLMNWYINQGEIEDFDKYHMENQAVDGEGFYIPFGSGPKPIYKSQVGKSVYQNIINQATDYVYITTPYLIIDYDLTEDIRNAALRGVDVRIVTPFIPDKKLIQIVTRGAYPDLMEAGVKIYEYTPGFIHSKQVLADDEVAVVGTINFDYRSLVHHYENAVWMYRSPELTKIRADFEEIFSVSQQIKLDTFRITWYQHLIKEIMQLFAPML
- a CDS encoding SP_0198 family lipoprotein — its product is MAKKVTALLVTATVLLLGACSNQQTPSQTNTSSSATTTTATSSQQTTTSPQVNQAGLNGTYMGMDESDQVTLVIAGDSGTWTAVEADGEQELKQVKLDAANQILFIGDDGYRYQLEGQQLTLKEADQDLGDQDTIVLTKQ
- a CDS encoding bifunctional folylpolyglutamate synthase/dihydrofolate synthase, giving the protein MNQIEEWMNSRIGLNFRSGLGRMQQAVKLLGDPREAVPMIHVTGTNGKGSTIAFMRQLFQQHGLKVGTFTSPHIVSMHDRICINGQPISDQDLIRLGQSIQAMESQLLETHDQLSYFEIITLLAFLYFHEQKVDLALIEVGIGGLLDTTNVITGEVAVITSVGLDHQETLGGSLEAIARQKAGIFKAGKPAVIGPLAKEAEQVCIEKAQAIGCPLARYGEDFQLVKGVFQDAQHRFDSLKIGLNGAYQEENAAVALEAFLLFMEQRGLAVDENGVREALQATSWPGRLENFDQGIYLDGAHNPHAIHRLVEYARTFSDKRVKILFGALKRKDYQGMLEIFASDLPEADLTVTTFAYGEVVQEADGLGYPYVADFRDYLQDFYSRQAGQEVLFVTGSLYFISEVRAYLLEQGKNPL
- a CDS encoding DUF1292 domain-containing protein, which translates into the protein MAHNHDHDHNHDERELITLVDEQGNETLFEILLTIDGKEEFGKNYVLLIPANAEEDENGEVEIQAYSFTENEDGTEGDLQPIPEDSDDEWNMIEEVFNSFMEE
- the ruvX gene encoding Holliday junction resolvase RuvX encodes the protein MRIMGLDVGSKTVGVAISDPLGFTAQGLEIIQIDEEKGEFGFDRLSELVKEYRVDRFVVGLPKNMNNTSGPRVEASQAYGKRLEELFNLPVEYQDERLTTVAAERMLIEQADISRNKRKKVIDKLAAQLILQNYLDRKF